In Gemmatimonadota bacterium, a single genomic region encodes these proteins:
- a CDS encoding Plug domain-containing protein: protein MRRWPPRFVCGLYAVALLGSTPVRPASALGQDPPPPDSLAPPDSVVSDSALAVLDSAEAPPDTATAVDSLIAFDLPEFTGGARADQTGWSFEWDHDEIMASAAVSLGELLSEVPGILVLLGGDYGAPVGASTYGVGGGGMRIFRDGFELYPFAGGVPDLSRIGLGGIERIRVTRNLGGMTVELFSLTHNDGRTFSLIEVGTGESDTNLFRGALAAPRSLGGSLGISLERIDTKGSGGNEPGNFAGTWFRYQWHRGDRLGVALDYRSMRSETDLEPSPSALSRTDWVVRARGRSGGLTGEMFFGTSSHGLPEASDTSGVGPGVRYEGGNRRQFGGRAEYAGSGAWALGEARYFPGSRLPALRIDGSVGYSRDSWGGVEGRYERSTWEDDGLQARSVRAWTAPLAGVISLFASIEDGDYGTRRSVVSELVSPGDPLAEEDSLPAAESLFGVAARSGRRIGAALQWRGALASGAAISASADTIFPLALAPETEAEAVPGLAERQGLEFRGRIPVPWIDGLSMEGHYMSWDAHAPYLPRTSYGGALVFHRTYLESGNFEWWWRAGLRGHSELTLPTLASADANGARAFVSTPVFRYWYARTQARILTVRIFVRWDNLTGNPELQYFPDRVLPAWRTIFGIRWTMFN from the coding sequence ATGAGACGGTGGCCGCCGCGTTTCGTCTGCGGACTATACGCAGTCGCCCTCCTCGGCTCGACTCCGGTTCGGCCGGCTTCCGCGCTGGGACAGGATCCGCCGCCTCCCGACTCTCTCGCACCGCCCGACTCCGTCGTCTCCGATTCCGCGCTGGCAGTGCTCGACTCTGCGGAAGCGCCGCCCGACACCGCGACGGCGGTCGATTCGCTCATCGCCTTCGACCTCCCCGAGTTCACCGGTGGCGCCCGCGCCGACCAGACCGGATGGAGCTTCGAATGGGACCACGACGAGATCATGGCTTCGGCGGCGGTCTCGCTCGGAGAGCTCCTTTCCGAGGTGCCGGGCATCCTCGTGCTGCTGGGCGGAGACTACGGCGCCCCGGTGGGCGCAAGCACGTACGGGGTCGGTGGGGGAGGCATGCGGATTTTCAGGGACGGCTTCGAACTCTATCCCTTCGCCGGCGGCGTTCCCGACCTGTCGCGCATCGGTCTGGGGGGAATCGAACGCATTCGCGTCACCCGCAACCTCGGCGGGATGACGGTCGAGCTCTTCTCGCTCACTCACAACGACGGACGCACCTTCTCGCTCATCGAGGTGGGAACGGGAGAGAGCGACACCAATCTCTTCAGAGGTGCGCTCGCGGCTCCACGGTCCCTCGGCGGAAGTCTCGGAATCTCCCTCGAGCGGATCGACACCAAAGGTTCGGGCGGAAATGAGCCCGGCAACTTCGCGGGCACCTGGTTCCGCTATCAGTGGCATCGCGGCGACCGTCTGGGCGTTGCGCTCGATTACCGAAGCATGCGCTCCGAGACCGATCTGGAACCGTCTCCCTCGGCTCTGAGCAGAACCGACTGGGTCGTGCGCGCCCGGGGAAGGAGCGGTGGCCTTACCGGAGAGATGTTCTTCGGCACCTCGTCCCACGGGCTTCCCGAAGCGAGCGACACCTCGGGCGTGGGACCCGGCGTCCGATACGAAGGCGGGAATCGGAGACAATTCGGCGGGCGAGCGGAGTACGCCGGATCGGGGGCATGGGCCCTGGGCGAGGCTCGGTATTTCCCGGGATCTAGGCTGCCCGCGCTTCGGATCGACGGCTCCGTCGGTTACTCCCGCGACTCATGGGGAGGCGTGGAAGGGCGCTACGAGCGCTCGACCTGGGAGGATGACGGTCTCCAGGCGCGGAGCGTTCGCGCATGGACCGCGCCGCTCGCCGGCGTCATTTCGCTCTTCGCCTCCATCGAGGACGGCGACTACGGGACGCGGAGAAGCGTGGTGAGCGAACTCGTCTCGCCGGGCGACCCGCTTGCCGAAGAGGACTCCCTGCCCGCCGCCGAGTCCCTTTTCGGGGTCGCGGCGCGCTCGGGTCGCCGAATCGGCGCCGCCCTGCAATGGCGCGGCGCACTGGCTTCGGGCGCGGCGATCTCCGCCTCGGCGGACACGATCTTCCCGCTCGCGCTGGCCCCTGAAACCGAGGCCGAGGCGGTCCCGGGGCTGGCCGAACGCCAAGGGCTCGAATTCCGAGGCCGGATACCCGTCCCCTGGATCGACGGTCTCTCCATGGAGGGTCACTATATGAGCTGGGACGCGCACGCTCCCTACCTTCCGCGCACGAGTTACGGCGGAGCCCTGGTCTTCCACCGAACCTACCTCGAGAGCGGCAACTTCGAATGGTGGTGGAGAGCGGGGCTGCGCGGCCACTCGGAGCTGACCTTGCCGACCCTCGCGTCCGCCGACGCCAACGGGGCCCGCGCCTTCGTCTCGACGCCTGTCTTCCGGTACTGGTACGCTCGCACCCAGGCGCGCATCCTTACCGTGCGTATCTTCGTGCGCTGGGACAATCTGACCGGAAACCCCGAGCTTCAGTACTTCCCCGACCGCGTTCTCCCCGCGTGGCGAACGATCTTCGGTATCCGCTGGACGATGTTCAACTGA
- the gmk gene encoding guanylate kinase yields MRSVLVLSAPSGCGKTTLAKALVARSDRFVFSVSATTRKPRPDERDGVDYHFRDKASFLRMVENGELLEWVEVHGNLYGTPRAGVLDPSRPGLCTVLDIDVQGALLLKATTVDPLLVFILPPSLESVQKRLALRGSEQDDERKRRLRAALDELERVRRFDVVVVNDALEECVDELMSVAEGRGTGIGAEEAARRVSALRREIETMKKWDPE; encoded by the coding sequence ATGAGGTCCGTTCTCGTGCTCTCGGCTCCAAGCGGGTGCGGGAAGACCACTTTGGCCAAGGCGCTGGTGGCGAGGTCCGACCGATTCGTGTTTTCGGTGTCGGCGACCACGCGAAAACCCCGGCCCGATGAACGCGACGGCGTCGACTACCACTTTCGCGACAAAGCCTCGTTCCTGCGCATGGTCGAGAACGGCGAGCTCCTGGAGTGGGTCGAGGTGCACGGCAATCTCTACGGCACCCCGCGCGCCGGCGTGCTCGACCCGAGTCGTCCGGGGCTCTGCACGGTGCTCGACATCGACGTGCAGGGGGCGCTGCTGCTCAAGGCCACCACCGTCGATCCGCTGCTCGTCTTCATCCTGCCGCCGTCGCTCGAAAGCGTGCAGAAGCGTCTCGCCCTCCGCGGGAGCGAGCAGGATGACGAGAGAAAAAGGAGGTTGAGAGCCGCCCTCGACGAACTCGAGCGGGTGCGCCGCTTCGACGTGGTCGTGGTCAATGACGCGCTGGAGGAGTGCGTGGACGAGCTCATGTCCGTGGCCGAGGGGCGGGGAACGGGCATTGGAGCTGAGGAAGCCGCCCGCAGGGTGAGCGCACTGCGGCGCGAGATCGAGACCATGAAGAAGTGGGACCCGGAGTAG
- a CDS encoding uracil-DNA glycosylase has product MGAGSASAVANPSARSSGLLPDDEREAINRTGGELPSSHDDLRDVALVCERCTLAGGRTRVVFNDGVRNARVMVVGEAPGAREDATGTPFVGPAGKLLDLLLATVGLSRTDNVYIANVLKCRPPGNRNPHPREIESCSPFLLRQIEIVRPRIILAVGAFSGRLLTARERSPLSKLRGKVHRYMDRPLVVTYHPAALLRNPRWIQATWTDLQLLRRELGGS; this is encoded by the coding sequence GTGGGGGCCGGTTCCGCCTCAGCCGTCGCGAATCCGTCCGCCCGGTCCTCAGGTCTCCTCCCGGACGACGAGAGGGAGGCGATCAACCGGACGGGAGGTGAACTTCCTTCCAGCCACGACGACCTGCGCGACGTGGCGCTGGTCTGCGAGCGCTGCACACTCGCGGGTGGACGCACCCGGGTCGTCTTCAACGACGGCGTCCGGAACGCCCGGGTCATGGTGGTGGGTGAAGCGCCCGGAGCGCGGGAAGACGCGACCGGAACGCCCTTCGTCGGTCCCGCCGGCAAATTGCTCGACCTCCTCCTCGCCACGGTGGGGCTCTCGCGGACGGACAACGTGTATATTGCGAACGTCCTCAAGTGTCGCCCGCCCGGGAACCGCAATCCGCACCCGCGTGAAATCGAGAGCTGCTCGCCCTTTCTTCTGAGACAGATCGAGATAGTCCGACCCAGGATCATCCTGGCCGTGGGAGCGTTCTCGGGACGGTTGCTGACGGCGCGGGAACGCTCCCCTCTCTCGAAACTCCGAGGAAAGGTGCACAGGTATATGGATCGTCCGCTCGTGGTCACGTACCATCCGGCGGCCCTGCTTCGCAATCCCCGCTGGATCCAGGCGACCTGGACGGACCTTCAGCTTCTGCGCCGAGAACTCGGAGGGAGCTGA
- the coaBC gene encoding bifunctional phosphopantothenoylcysteine decarboxylase/phosphopantothenate--cysteine ligase CoaBC, whose amino-acid sequence MDSEAGRRPWLARRVLLGVTGGVAAYKSVQVARDLTLLGAEVDVVLSAAARRFVTPLSFEAVTGRRALTELFSAEGAARHLRLGSDADAVCVAPATADFLGRMAAGRADDLLTTSLLAVRAPILLFPAMNTLMLEHPRVAANLEKLRGTSGVEICGPGVGRLAAGEVEGAGRMLEPDEITALVGRALGSARLGALASRKVLVTAGPTREPVDTVRYLGNRSSGRMGYALAESAWLRGADVVLVTGPSELSVPDGIAVRRCETAREMRDRVVEIAPDRDLCIFAAAVADLRPRQTAERKLKRRDLPEEVFLELAPNPDVALAAVQAMENEGFSVGFALESENMLENARAKLVGGRFDMVVANPAGDPDAGFGATTNRVTVLRPGREPEKLPLMEKTRVADAILDRIETALERR is encoded by the coding sequence GTGGACTCCGAGGCAGGACGAAGGCCGTGGCTGGCGCGGCGCGTCCTGCTCGGCGTCACCGGCGGAGTGGCTGCCTACAAGTCCGTGCAGGTCGCTCGCGATCTGACTCTGCTGGGCGCCGAGGTCGACGTCGTGCTGTCGGCGGCCGCTCGGCGCTTCGTCACTCCGCTCTCGTTCGAGGCTGTAACCGGACGCCGGGCGCTCACCGAGCTCTTCTCCGCCGAAGGCGCGGCGCGCCACCTCCGCCTGGGGAGTGACGCGGACGCGGTGTGCGTCGCTCCCGCCACCGCCGATTTCCTGGGGCGGATGGCTGCGGGCCGAGCCGACGATCTCCTGACCACGAGCCTGCTCGCCGTTCGCGCTCCGATCCTGCTCTTTCCGGCCATGAACACCCTCATGCTCGAGCATCCGCGGGTGGCGGCCAATCTGGAGAAACTTCGAGGGACGTCCGGAGTGGAGATCTGCGGCCCAGGAGTCGGCAGGCTGGCCGCAGGTGAGGTCGAGGGCGCGGGACGGATGTTGGAGCCCGACGAGATAACCGCGCTGGTCGGCAGGGCCCTCGGTTCGGCTCGCCTGGGCGCTCTCGCCTCCAGGAAGGTGCTGGTCACCGCAGGTCCGACGCGGGAACCTGTCGACACCGTGCGTTACCTCGGCAACCGTTCGTCGGGGCGCATGGGTTACGCGCTGGCCGAGTCCGCGTGGCTGCGGGGGGCCGACGTGGTCCTCGTAACGGGGCCGAGCGAGCTCTCCGTTCCGGACGGGATCGCCGTGCGCAGATGCGAAACCGCACGAGAGATGCGAGACCGCGTGGTCGAGATCGCACCTGACCGAGATCTATGCATCTTCGCTGCGGCGGTGGCGGACCTGCGGCCCCGGCAGACCGCCGAGCGAAAGCTCAAGCGGCGCGACCTGCCGGAAGAGGTCTTCCTCGAGCTTGCCCCGAATCCGGACGTGGCGCTAGCTGCCGTTCAGGCGATGGAAAACGAAGGCTTTTCGGTCGGATTCGCACTGGAGAGCGAGAACATGCTCGAAAACGCCCGCGCCAAGCTCGTCGGCGGTCGCTTCGACATGGTCGTCGCCAATCCCGCCGGCGACCCCGATGCCGGATTCGGAGCGACTACCAACCGGGTGACGGTTCTCAGGCCCGGTCGAGAGCCGGAGAAGCTCCCGCTCATGGAAAAGACGCGGGTGGCCGACGCCATCCTCGACCGGATCGAAACCGCGCTGGAGCGTCGGTGA